The Leadbettera azotonutricia ZAS-9 genome has a window encoding:
- a CDS encoding transglutaminase domain-containing protein — translation MENAAIRKNCPWVLALVPRTAALFILLWQLRFLAADLSDTPVFAAALIGALGAAIFLYWKGARPVAGILAIALVPWAARLFIALPRWLAPNFSSALILDSLLLNLDRNYFAALLPFYWIAVTSFFSLRSRAFLRADIIAADTLFLVLFSIAPSAAMEAYRWPVLMIAVFAGVFFLQILAFMLSLPPEIKLSKKEGVLAAGAVLLLVILGGALFIRPSQEKAAERGGGLLEPKLFRFDFSQVLRLDTEISVNDDLVLIVKKDAEDTHILLRRYTLSGYDKKQGFYRFDAIDEKTHPQRLPDRPTILEENETIQDYRETDQEYYLVNFDSSAFIGMNKPVEVVPFETWDASSFSSAYAVKSHTSEALPFELIDAVPQALFSASSLGLSEEDYKLYTEYGDDGEIEAYAREITQGLDTYWEQVQALYDWLKYGDYRYSLKPGIAPDGDQLKYFLFDVKKGYCSYYAFAFTLMLRSLGIPSRAAAGFFIDPDTNAFDYYPVRADMAHAWVEVWYPGYGWIEYDPTAEELAEGEEFRFSSGTPPEIFERLMKEILDNHSRLKPREGEGEENRKNGLANLGRETLKFVKTTGPFLLLFAVILLFAMLRTGFLLLSLLASGPRRKALFLWAHCKRRLSLGGFRKPPSRAEAEWAKSSDSRFAGFYALYQSYAAARFAQDYMPEDWKLMEENYHLFAGAYHNTVSPGRRVLAWLLPPLALTLRNSKAGTGNGFAVLLLIVLFSLAGDRARAQDVAANPDDIYSFALDAQNAENWERAVELYSMGSKYYPGDLRFPWALGNLYYQRRLFRLAWEEYTRADKLAPWDPDILFQLSRTAAYLNEDTSSAACLEQLLMLEPDNREAIGNLGWMYYKIHRLEEGEALLISAMERMGVDADFSMTLGTIYSDMFNYPEAKYWYQEAIAGAENIGDRLFAAVAHYNLSILESRFYHFDLAYDRTNASLEALNRASGRLAKGELYLRRMALPRALEEYQEAYEMDSSPLSKVNLAQVYQIGGRLEEARLYAEDCLRAGDLSWMLNYGIDPVRYRKDIHEILRNTYQGLEKAEAFVVPANFKEWFRKIFRVVSYKFKAEVHRHLFQKYSLLSGKAYGEYTEAAETHLDALTQYYDAFEHYPRRALAYLRLAGDYEKALIPESAAAYDLEEGELLKNRDLMYETISLFDPQWERDMITEAYTELALRGPRFEKQDAAERAFALNRGSLRQKGLRLPVEIQIEGASQKTAGALKKAAKAAGMDDSPGSRYVLTMRAGESGIEGVVFCELYDGGRGTSVYRGNINLPSLSGSDRAVFSRALSDRVFNGF, via the coding sequence CTTGCCATTGCCCTGGTTCCCTGGGCAGCGCGGCTTTTCATTGCCCTGCCCCGCTGGCTGGCCCCAAATTTTTCTTCAGCTTTGATCCTCGATTCCCTGCTTCTCAACCTCGACAGGAATTATTTCGCAGCCCTCCTTCCTTTTTACTGGATCGCTGTAACATCGTTCTTTTCTTTGCGAAGCCGGGCTTTTCTCCGGGCCGATATTATCGCCGCGGACACCCTTTTCCTGGTGCTTTTCAGCATAGCCCCCTCGGCTGCCATGGAGGCTTACCGGTGGCCTGTGCTGATGATTGCTGTTTTCGCAGGGGTCTTTTTTTTGCAGATTCTGGCTTTTATGCTTTCCTTGCCGCCGGAAATCAAGTTAAGCAAAAAAGAAGGTGTCCTGGCTGCAGGCGCAGTTTTGCTCCTTGTCATTTTGGGAGGGGCCCTCTTTATCAGGCCTTCGCAGGAAAAAGCTGCGGAACGGGGCGGAGGGCTTTTGGAGCCCAAGCTTTTCCGTTTTGATTTTTCCCAGGTGTTAAGGCTTGATACAGAAATCAGCGTTAATGATGACCTGGTGCTCATCGTAAAAAAGGATGCTGAAGATACTCACATACTTTTAAGGCGCTATACCTTATCGGGCTATGATAAAAAGCAGGGCTTTTACAGGTTTGATGCTATTGATGAGAAGACCCACCCTCAGCGCCTGCCTGATCGCCCTACGATACTCGAAGAGAACGAGACAATTCAGGATTACCGCGAGACGGATCAGGAATATTATCTGGTCAATTTTGATTCCTCCGCGTTTATCGGCATGAATAAGCCTGTGGAGGTAGTGCCCTTTGAAACCTGGGATGCCTCTTCTTTTAGTTCAGCCTATGCAGTGAAAAGCCATACCAGCGAAGCCCTGCCTTTTGAACTCATCGATGCAGTACCCCAGGCGCTCTTTTCCGCTTCAAGTTTAGGTCTCAGCGAAGAAGACTATAAGCTCTACACAGAATACGGCGATGATGGAGAGATTGAAGCCTATGCGCGCGAAATTACCCAGGGCCTGGATACTTATTGGGAGCAGGTACAGGCTCTTTACGACTGGCTTAAGTACGGGGATTACCGTTACAGTTTAAAGCCCGGCATTGCGCCTGATGGGGATCAGCTGAAGTATTTCCTTTTTGATGTCAAAAAAGGCTATTGTTCCTATTATGCCTTTGCTTTTACCCTGATGCTCCGTTCCCTGGGCATACCCAGCAGGGCAGCTGCGGGTTTTTTCATCGATCCTGACACCAATGCCTTTGATTATTACCCTGTGCGGGCTGATATGGCCCACGCCTGGGTAGAAGTCTGGTATCCCGGCTATGGCTGGATAGAATACGACCCTACTGCGGAAGAATTGGCCGAGGGCGAGGAATTCCGTTTTTCTTCAGGCACTCCGCCAGAGATTTTCGAGCGTTTGATGAAAGAAATCCTGGATAACCATTCGCGCCTCAAACCCAGGGAGGGGGAAGGCGAAGAAAATCGGAAGAACGGTCTTGCCAATTTGGGCAGGGAAACGCTTAAATTTGTCAAAACCACCGGCCCTTTCCTGCTTTTGTTCGCAGTAATACTGTTATTTGCAATGCTGCGCACAGGTTTTCTTTTGCTTTCGCTCTTGGCTTCCGGACCCCGCCGTAAAGCCCTCTTTCTCTGGGCTCACTGCAAAAGGCGTCTTAGCCTTGGAGGGTTCAGGAAGCCTCCTTCCCGGGCTGAAGCGGAATGGGCAAAGTCCAGTGACAGCCGTTTTGCAGGGTTTTATGCCCTATACCAAAGCTACGCTGCTGCCCGCTTTGCCCAGGACTATATGCCTGAAGACTGGAAACTCATGGAGGAAAATTACCACCTCTTTGCAGGGGCTTATCATAATACGGTATCTCCCGGAAGGCGGGTTTTGGCCTGGCTGCTGCCGCCCCTGGCATTGACCCTGCGCAATTCAAAGGCCGGTACGGGCAATGGTTTCGCAGTATTACTGTTAATTGTCCTTTTTTCCCTGGCAGGGGATAGGGCAAGGGCTCAGGATGTTGCTGCAAACCCGGATGATATTTACAGTTTTGCGCTTGATGCCCAGAATGCCGAGAATTGGGAACGGGCTGTCGAGCTTTATAGCATGGGCTCCAAATATTACCCCGGGGATCTCCGCTTCCCCTGGGCCTTGGGCAACCTTTATTACCAGAGGCGGCTTTTCCGCCTAGCCTGGGAAGAATACACCAGAGCCGATAAACTCGCCCCCTGGGATCCTGACATCTTGTTCCAACTTTCAAGGACAGCGGCTTACCTCAACGAGGATACCAGTTCTGCCGCTTGTCTGGAACAGCTCCTCATGCTCGAACCGGACAACAGGGAGGCCATCGGCAACCTGGGATGGATGTACTACAAGATACACCGCCTAGAGGAAGGGGAGGCGCTTCTCATTTCAGCTATGGAGCGCATGGGCGTTGACGCTGATTTTTCCATGACCCTGGGGACTATCTATTCGGATATGTTCAATTATCCTGAAGCAAAATACTGGTACCAGGAGGCCATTGCGGGCGCCGAGAACATTGGCGACCGGCTCTTTGCGGCGGTAGCCCATTATAACCTCTCCATTTTGGAGAGCCGCTTCTATCATTTTGATCTGGCCTATGACAGAACCAATGCGTCATTGGAAGCCCTTAACCGCGCTTCGGGCCGCCTTGCCAAGGGTGAGCTCTACCTCCGCCGTATGGCACTGCCAAGAGCCCTTGAGGAATACCAGGAAGCCTACGAGATGGATAGTTCCCCCCTCTCTAAAGTGAACCTTGCCCAGGTGTACCAGATCGGGGGCCGCCTGGAAGAAGCCAGGCTCTATGCCGAGGATTGCCTCAGGGCAGGGGATCTTTCGTGGATGCTCAATTATGGCATTGATCCGGTACGCTATAGAAAAGACATCCATGAGATACTCAGGAATACGTATCAGGGCCTTGAAAAAGCCGAGGCCTTTGTGGTTCCGGCCAATTTCAAAGAATGGTTCCGCAAAATTTTCAGGGTAGTTTCGTATAAGTTCAAAGCCGAAGTTCACCGCCACCTCTTCCAAAAGTACAGCCTCCTTTCGGGCAAAGCCTATGGCGAGTACACCGAAGCAGCCGAAACCCATCTCGACGCCCTTACCCAATACTACGATGCCTTTGAACACTATCCCCGCCGTGCCCTGGCGTACCTCCGTCTGGCAGGGGATTATGAGAAAGCCCTGATACCCGAATCCGCCGCAGCCTACGATTTGGAAGAAGGCGAGCTTCTTAAAAACCGGGATCTCATGTACGAAACCATCAGCCTGTTTGATCCCCAATGGGAACGGGACATGATTACCGAGGCTTATACAGAGCTTGCCTTACGGGGCCCCCGGTTTGAAAAGCAGGATGCCGCCGAGCGGGCCTTTGCCCTGAACCGGGGCAGTCTGCGCCAAAAGGGGTTGAGGCTGCCAGTGGAAATTCAGATTGAAGGGGCGTCCCAAAAAACCGCAGGGGCATTGAAAAAGGCCGCAAAGGCAGCAGGCATGGATGACAGCCCAGGCTCCCGTTATGTGCTGACCATGAGGGCAGGCGAAAGCGGAATTGAAGGTGTCGTATTCTGTGAGCTCTATGATGGGGGCAGGGGCACTTCTGTATACCGTGGGAATATAAACCTTCCATCCCTTTCGGGCAGTGACAGGGCTGTTTTTTCCAGGGCATTAAGCGACAGGGTATTCAACGGGTTTTAA
- a CDS encoding 3-isopropylmalate dehydratase small subunit produces the protein MKHFGGQVLFLDRSDINTDEIIPAKYLNENSREALKPNLLEDLKLPGFDLKKDIEGKGAILTRANFGCGSSREHAPWALEANGINIVIGESFARIFRQNMYNCGMIAAELPKSVIDEIFREFGTVGASLSLDMEKGILSFVNGGKGKNIPFMLQGFEKALVEAGGWVEFAAARY, from the coding sequence ATGAAACATTTTGGCGGGCAAGTATTATTCCTGGATCGCAGCGACATCAACACTGATGAAATTATCCCTGCAAAATACCTCAATGAAAATTCCCGGGAAGCCCTTAAGCCGAATCTGCTTGAAGATTTAAAACTTCCTGGTTTTGATCTTAAAAAGGATATAGAGGGAAAAGGCGCGATCCTTACCAGGGCTAATTTCGGCTGCGGAAGCTCCCGTGAACATGCGCCCTGGGCCCTGGAAGCGAATGGCATCAATATTGTTATTGGCGAAAGTTTTGCAAGGATATTCAGACAGAATATGTACAATTGCGGCATGATAGCTGCCGAGCTGCCAAAATCTGTGATTGACGAAATCTTCAGGGAATTCGGCACAGTCGGCGCATCTCTCTCGCTCGATATGGAAAAAGGGATTTTGAGCTTTGTAAACGGGGGCAAGGGAAAAAACATTCCTTTTATGCTCCAGGGTTTTGAGAAAGCCCTGGTAGAGGCGGGCGGGTGGGTTGAATTTGCCGCCGCCCGGTACTAA
- a CDS encoding 3-isopropylmalate dehydratase large subunit — MGKTLAEKIFEAHVTDKPFGDTWVLKLDRVFCHEITTPIAINDLVSKKMDKVFDPGKIKAVIDHVTPAKDSKTAEQGKILRDWARRHKIKDFFDIGRNGVCHAIFPEKGFVRPGFTVIMGDSHTCTHGAFGAFAAGVGTTDLEVGILKGVCAFRKPETFKVNLTGKLKKGVYAKDIILAVIGRIGVAGATDKVMEFRGPAAEALTMEGRLTICNMAVEAGATSGVCMPDMVTVDYLWPFVGPDGDKTYAAKEAALADFSKWRSDDDAVYAGSVDIDCSSLDPLATVDYKPDQIRTIRQLKGTKIDQVYIGSCTNGRIEDLREAAAIVRGKKIADTVRGIVSPATTEVYNQALREGLVQIFMDAGFCVTNATCGACLGMSNGVLAEGEVCASTTNRNFFGRMGKGGMVHLMSPASAAAAAIAGVITVL; from the coding sequence ATGGGAAAGACCTTAGCTGAAAAAATTTTTGAAGCCCATGTGACGGACAAGCCTTTTGGAGATACCTGGGTGCTTAAGCTTGACCGGGTTTTTTGCCATGAGATCACCACACCGATAGCCATTAATGATCTTGTTTCCAAGAAAATGGACAAGGTTTTTGATCCTGGCAAAATCAAAGCGGTGATTGATCATGTCACGCCCGCGAAAGATTCCAAAACTGCGGAGCAGGGGAAGATACTGCGGGACTGGGCAAGACGCCACAAGATCAAGGACTTTTTCGATATAGGCCGCAATGGGGTCTGCCATGCTATCTTCCCCGAAAAAGGTTTTGTAAGGCCCGGCTTTACGGTGATCATGGGTGATAGCCATACCTGCACCCACGGTGCTTTCGGCGCATTTGCGGCAGGGGTGGGCACTACGGATTTGGAAGTGGGCATACTCAAAGGGGTCTGCGCCTTCCGCAAACCTGAAACTTTCAAAGTCAATCTTACAGGGAAGCTTAAAAAGGGTGTCTATGCAAAAGACATCATACTTGCAGTAATCGGGAGAATCGGTGTCGCGGGCGCTACAGATAAAGTGATGGAATTCAGGGGACCGGCAGCAGAAGCCCTCACCATGGAAGGGCGGCTCACTATTTGCAATATGGCAGTTGAAGCAGGTGCCACAAGCGGTGTCTGCATGCCCGACATGGTTACGGTCGATTATCTCTGGCCTTTCGTTGGCCCTGATGGGGATAAAACGTATGCGGCCAAAGAAGCCGCCCTGGCGGATTTTTCAAAATGGCGCAGCGATGATGACGCTGTTTATGCAGGGTCTGTCGATATTGACTGCTCAAGCTTGGATCCCCTTGCAACGGTGGATTACAAACCTGACCAGATTAGAACAATACGGCAGCTTAAGGGTACCAAAATTGATCAGGTTTACATTGGCTCCTGCACCAACGGCCGCATCGAAGATCTCAGGGAAGCGGCTGCTATAGTCAGAGGCAAAAAAATCGCGGATACCGTAAGGGGCATTGTTTCCCCGGCCACTACCGAAGTTTATAATCAGGCTTTAAGGGAAGGGCTCGTCCAGATTTTCATGGACGCAGGTTTTTGTGTTACCAATGCCACATGCGGCGCTTGCTTGGGCATGTCCAATGGCGTTCTTGCCGAAGGGGAGGTCTGCGCTTCCACAACGAACCGCAACTTTTTCGGCCGCATGGGCAAGGGCGGCATGGTTCATCTCATGAGCCCCGCATCGGCAGCGGCGGCAGCCATTGCCGGGGTTATCACTGTTTTATAA
- a CDS encoding integrase catalytic domain-containing protein, which produces MGLTMKEKQALAREISKRYRKAGKKGKTAILDEFVQNTGYNRKYALHLLANWGRTELVRLAGRVVKLKADAFKKRKAGGGRKPVYQAATIKALKLIWEFFDYMCGKRLSPFLREQMPFLNPCKEFGITKEVKAQLLAISPATIDRKLKPERKKLELKGRSATRPGGLLKHQIPIRVFYAWDERKPGFFELDTVVHDGGNASGEFCCTLNATDVYSGWVELRALLNKAHRWVKEEVSLFPSQFPFPLLGIDSDNGGEFINYQLKAWCDEHRVQFTRSRSYHKNDNCFVEQKNDMTVRRTVGYYRYDTLQARDALAEVYRHLCPLLNYFYPSEKIIAKERIGARVKKVYDKPKSPYRRLLESPDLPDTFKDELRRRAARLNPVKQKRLVNHALMALFELQSQKSLAASALEDV; this is translated from the coding sequence ATGGGGTTAACGATGAAAGAGAAACAGGCGCTTGCCAGAGAAATCAGCAAGCGGTATCGCAAAGCCGGGAAAAAGGGCAAGACCGCTATCCTGGACGAGTTTGTCCAGAACACAGGGTACAACCGGAAATACGCCCTGCACCTTTTGGCGAATTGGGGGAGAACGGAACTGGTCAGACTGGCCGGAAGGGTTGTTAAGCTCAAGGCCGATGCGTTTAAAAAACGAAAAGCAGGGGGAGGGCGGAAGCCGGTCTACCAGGCGGCAACGATAAAAGCCCTCAAACTGATTTGGGAGTTCTTTGATTACATGTGCGGGAAAAGGCTTTCCCCCTTCCTCCGGGAACAGATGCCTTTCCTCAATCCCTGCAAGGAGTTTGGCATCACCAAGGAGGTAAAGGCGCAGCTGCTTGCCATAAGCCCCGCCACCATCGACCGGAAGCTCAAGCCTGAACGGAAGAAGCTGGAATTAAAAGGACGGAGCGCCACACGGCCCGGCGGCCTCCTCAAGCACCAGATCCCCATCCGTGTCTTTTATGCCTGGGATGAGAGGAAACCGGGCTTTTTTGAGCTGGATACGGTGGTTCATGACGGCGGAAACGCCTCAGGCGAGTTCTGCTGTACCCTCAATGCCACCGATGTCTATTCAGGCTGGGTGGAGCTCCGCGCCCTCCTCAACAAGGCCCATCGCTGGGTTAAAGAGGAGGTGTCTCTCTTCCCCTCCCAGTTTCCCTTCCCCCTTTTGGGCATCGACAGCGATAACGGCGGGGAGTTCATTAATTACCAGCTCAAGGCATGGTGTGACGAACACCGCGTCCAGTTCACCCGCAGCCGTTCCTACCACAAGAACGACAACTGCTTCGTGGAGCAGAAAAACGACATGACCGTCCGCAGGACCGTGGGGTACTATCGCTATGACACCCTCCAGGCCAGAGACGCCCTGGCCGAGGTCTACCGCCATCTCTGTCCCCTGCTCAACTATTTTTACCCTTCAGAAAAAATAATCGCCAAGGAGCGGATAGGGGCCAGGGTCAAGAAGGTGTACGACAAACCCAAGTCGCCCTACAGGCGCCTCTTGGAATCCCCTGACCTTCCTGATACATTCAAGGACGAGCTTCGACGCAGGGCTGCCCGTCTCAATCCGGTCAAACAGAAACGCCTGGTCAACCATGCACTGATGGCTCTCTTCGAGCTTCAGAGCCAGAAGTCCCTTGCTGCTTCGGCTCTTGAAGATGTTTAG
- a CDS encoding helix-turn-helix domain-containing protein, translating to MKYQFGEKIRAVRERRKITLKEVAEKAGVSESLVSQIERNRVSPAIDTLLALADALDIDLEYLFADFRRDRDVKVVLKKERTSFTKPGVLYERMAQVEGQNRDGIEAYSIAVAVGAKTGSTEYGHKGWELGIVESGRAELTVGNKTYSLKPGDSASFRADAPHVLANGGKETLKLIWIITPPKGEIGS from the coding sequence ATGAAGTACCAATTTGGCGAAAAGATACGGGCTGTCCGGGAAAGGCGGAAAATAACCCTTAAGGAAGTGGCCGAGAAGGCGGGGGTCAGCGAGAGCCTGGTTTCGCAAATCGAGAGGAACCGGGTTTCCCCGGCCATAGATACCCTTTTGGCGCTGGCAGATGCTCTGGATATCGATTTGGAGTACCTTTTTGCGGATTTCAGGCGGGACAGGGACGTTAAAGTGGTGCTAAAGAAGGAAAGGACCTCATTCACCAAACCAGGGGTGCTCTACGAAAGGATGGCCCAGGTTGAAGGCCAGAATCGTGATGGCATCGAAGCCTATTCCATTGCTGTGGCTGTGGGGGCAAAGACGGGCAGCACTGAATACGGCCACAAGGGCTGGGAACTGGGCATAGTCGAATCCGGCAGGGCCGAGCTGACTGTGGGGAATAAAACCTACAGCCTTAAGCCGGGGGATTCTGCCAGTTTCAGGGCTGACGCCCCCCATGTGCTGGCCAATGGGGGAAAGGAAACGCTTAAGCTGATTTGGATTATCACGCCTCCAAAGGGCGAGATTGGCAGTTGA
- a CDS encoding acyl-CoA thioesterase, translated as MFSITVQPRFGDMDILGHINNTVPAAWCELAGTSVLKIFSPDLNISLDTLSLIVAHTDFDFLVEMGIKSAIEIKTWISKIGTSSFTIYHEIWQDSRCCVKSHAVLVCFNFITKKSFPIPEDKRKILEEHFIRIEEV; from the coding sequence ATGTTTAGCATTACAGTTCAGCCCAGGTTTGGGGATATGGATATTTTGGGGCACATCAACAACACAGTCCCCGCAGCCTGGTGTGAACTTGCCGGAACTTCGGTATTAAAAATTTTTAGCCCTGATCTGAATATATCCCTGGATACCTTGTCTCTCATTGTAGCCCATACGGACTTTGATTTTCTTGTGGAAATGGGCATTAAGTCCGCAATAGAAATCAAAACATGGATAAGCAAAATCGGCACTTCTTCTTTTACGATTTACCATGAGATCTGGCAGGACAGCCGCTGCTGTGTGAAAAGCCATGCAGTATTGGTGTGTTTTAATTTTATTACCAAAAAAAGCTTTCCCATACCGGAAGATAAAAGAAAAATACTGGAAGAGCATTTTATCCGCATTGAGGAAGTTTAA